A segment of the Salvelinus namaycush isolate Seneca chromosome 3, SaNama_1.0, whole genome shotgun sequence genome:
TGTTTTTCAGAATACGTTGTTGATTGAACTCATAAAAGTTATTTGTTTTGGGTTTAGCTAGTTTAGCTAGCTAGACACCTGCTGAGCATCCTTCTTTCTATCTTTGTAACTAACAGTTAACTTAGCTAGTTAACGTTCGCAAACGTACTGTTGCTAGCTAACCTACATTTAATTACAATTTGACTTGGGCCGAGTTAGCATTGTGCAATACAATATGTTATTACCCTGCTAGCTGTAACGTTATATCTAATAATCAAGATAGCTAGTCAATGAAgctgtattgttctgttgaaTGTTTGTATGAATATCTTTGTAATGTTTAGTTTAATAATGCAGTGAAGAATAGAATAAGTGCAAGTTCAAGAGGAGTGAGAATGGCGTTTGATCGATTCCAGAGTGCATCAGCAGGTTCCGACTCATTCTTTTCCTCAAATAAGCATCAGGTGAGAcattcaaaataaatgttttacttttctagATTGCAGTTCATTACAATGTAGGCTATAGATGATAAATAATTCAAGTGGTATGTTTATTAATGGTTTATATTAAGTAGCTAGTGTTTAAGGTATGAATTGGTATGAATTGTCTATTGTAGGCAAAACAGAATCAGAATGCTATATCTCACCGGTGACTGGCTGACGTTTTCACTAGGGTTCATGAATTTCCTTTTTTATTCTCACAGACCTGTGGAACTGCTGACAATGAAAGACTCTTGCAGCCATACATCCCCTTACCCGAATTCTCATTGCCAGAAGAACCTCCCATGTCCTACACACCCTGGTCTGCACAGGATGATCCATACCAACTCATTAATTGCACCCAGAACAATGTTAAAAGCAGGTACCTAAACTAACTACTTCAAATGCAACTCTCAGCATTGTATACTGACCTGGTCCATACTGTGTTTTGTCATACCAGTATTTAACATTGACAGTCTGAAGAATGTATTGGGAAAAGGAAGACCAAGTCTTAAtttatacaaaaatataaacgcaacatgtaaagtgtaggttccatgtttcatgagctgaaacaaaagaCCCCAGAAaatttccatatgcacaaaaagcttatctctttcaaattttgggcacaaatttgtttacatccctgttagtgagcatttctcctttgccaggaGTAACACAATCCCACaggtgtctcaagttttgagggagtgtgcaattagcatgctgactgcaggaatgtccacccgagctgttgccagagaatttaatgttaatatcTCTACCATACGCCATCtctgtcgttttagagaatttggcagtacctccaaccggcctcacaactgcagaccacatgtatggcgtcgtgtgggcgagcggtttgctgatgtcaatgttgtgaacagagtgccccatggtggcagtggggttatggcagtggtggaaaaagtacacaattgtcatactttagtaaaagtaaagCTACCTTAAtcgaaaatgactcaagtaaaagtgaaagtcacccagtaaaatactacttgagtaaaagtctaaaagtatttggttttaagtatacttaagtatcaaaagtaaatgtatttaagtatcaaaagtaaaagtatgaatcatttctaattacttatattaagcaaaccagtaGGCACaatttttgtgttttttatttatttacagatagccaggagcgcactccaacactcagacatcatttacaaacaaagtatttgtgtttagtgagtccgccagatcagaggtagtagggatgaccagggatgtcctcttaataagtgtgtgaattggaccatgttctgtcctgctaagcattcaaaatgtaacaagtacttttgggtgtcagggaaaatgtatggagtaaaaagtacaacattttctttagaaatagtagtaaaagtaaaagtagtcaaaaatattaatattaaagtacagataccccaaaaaacgacttaagtagtactttaaagtatttttacttaaggactttacaccactgggttatggtatgggcaggaatTAGCTACAGACAaaaaacacaattgtattttatcaatggcaatttgaatgcaaagagatactgtgacgagatccatTTTCGTGCCATTCATTCACCGCCATCACCTcaggtttcagcatgataatgcacggccccatattGCAAGGATccgtacacaattcctggaagctgaaaatgtcccagttcttccatggcctgcatactcaccagacatctcacccattgagcatgtttgggatgctctggatcaatgtgtatgacagtgtcttccagttcctgccaatattcagaaacttcgcacagccattgaagagtaatgggacaacattccacaggccacactcaacagcctgatcaactctatgcgaaggagatgggtcgagctgcatgaggcaaatggtggtcacaccatatacagactggttttctgatccactcccctactTTTTTTATGGtacagtatctgtgaccaacagatgcatatctgtattcccagtcatgtgaaaattCATAGTTTAGGGTCTaaggaatttatttaaattgactgatttccttatatgaactgtagctcagtaaaatcttagaaattgttgcaggttgcgtttatatttttgtttattataATTTTATTGTACTGAAATCATAGAGAACATTTCATAGGTGATTTGAAGACACAAGGTGTTCATGAATACACTGTCCATTTGAAATTAAGTTGAACTTCTAATAACCACTAGACTTTTTCATATATGTCCCACTCCATTTGAAATGTAAATGGTCTTCTTTTTCATGTGTTTTGAAATGCTTATGTTATAAATCTCCAAGGAATCTCCCAGATGGAAATGACTGTGGAAGTGAAGCTGATCTCTATGGGCTGGTGTCAAATATCTTGGAGGAGGCTGATCAAATGGACAGTTACTATACTGAAGAGTAAGTTATTCATTAGGAGGGTATTTTTTTGTCTTCAGTGATATGAGCTCATTTTATTGTATTGGGAGACAAATTAATGGGAATTGAAAATGGAAACCGCAACGTTTGCCAGTAATGACTTTGAGACTTTCAATTGTGTTTAAAAAactgtatttaacctttaacttTTCAACTCTCCTTTCAGGACATTATCCCAACTGAAATCTGTCTGGTCTCCCAATTCAATGAGCGACAATTGCCAGCAGTACTTCCAATCAGAGTCCAAAGTGCAGTCCAACTTTCTGCCGAACCATGTTTACCCTGAGTCTTTCAGTAAAGCACAAGGGCAGCCAATCAACAGAGGTTCTGAAGAGTTCTACCAGCATTTCAACGGCTTTGATACCAGTGACCAGCAGTGGCTCCTCTCTTCCTGCAATGGAGACATGGACACTAGATACTCTCTACAGACCCAAGAGCTGCCGAAGCCACCGGGGCTACCACTGCCCAACGTGGGGAATACCTACCGTTCAAACACGAGGCCGAGTAAACACGAGTACAACACAGCTGAGAAGGTTGGAGGGTTCTGTGGGTCTGGGAACGCTCTTTCTGACCACATGGATGCTTTTGCACCCTCCTTCTGCCCCCAGAGCAAGATTAACAGCCAGTGCTTTGACCACTACTATGAAGAGTTCCCAGGCCAGATCAGCGCCAAGCCCAGAAGGACCAAGCAGTACACCATGCAAGAGGTCAACAAGCTGGCCAGCAACATCCAGACTCTGATGGTTGGTGAGCAGGACAACGCATGTGGTAGGGAGCCCCAGAACCGGCAGAGTGTGCAGATGCAGTATGACAACATCATGGCCGAACAGAGGAACTTCTCCAACACCAGGATGCCTGGGCAAACCACTCAAGCCATGCAGTTTAAGAAGGAACTAGGAGGGGAGTATGGAGCCATGCAGAGGGAGACTGATGGAGGAAGGAAGAGCGAAGAGCTGCTACAGAGTGACTTTGATTCCAAAGACTTATCTGGATTTGGTCCACAACACGTTGAGTATTTCCAAAAAACAAAATCACTCTCAGCATCTTTTAATCCTACAATTTCTCACCAAAACAAGATGGCTGTCCAGAAAGGAAGCAACCCCCTCTCTATGGGCCTGAGTCTGAACCAGTACCATTATAGCCAGCAGAACCAGTTGCAGAACAAACTCAAGCAGCAGCATCAGCAGCCAATGGGAAACTGTTCATCCTCTGGGCCGTCCAAGATGCTGTCCCACTCTGTGTCTGAGTTTGTACCTCAGCACTCCCACCAGATGCAGAGAGGACCACCACCGTGCATCCAGGACTACAGTCAGGGGGACGGGCCCAGCCTCCACAGCAGCAGGGCAGGACAGAACCAGGTCAGGATGGGCATGGGCGGGCTGAGGAGGGGAGCCAGCGACAGTGACTTTGAGATGCAGCTGGACAAGAGCAGGATGCACATGGCTGGGCTGGTGGCTGATGGCTGCTCCTCCACTCAGCGCTTGGATGGGAAGACAAGGCCCCAGACCAGCACTCACATGACAGGAGACGGGGACAAGAAGCAGGGGCTCCTGCAGAACCCTTACCTCGACCTACTCGGCAGCATGTATGGCTCTCAGAGATTCGGCGGAGGAAACGGCACAGTCAACGCAGGGAAGAACCCAGCCTTTCTGCCTTGCATGTATCAGGCTGTGAATGACCCCAGACAGAACTCCTGCCACATGTCTCTGAACTCTGCCAGCTTCAACTCCAGATCCTCCTTCCCCTACGGCGGTTCCATCCCCCCCATGGACCTGTGTGACCTGCTGCCAGACGGGGAGTTTGCAGCTTTCAACCCTTACCTCAATGACGTTATGGGCTCCAGTGGAGAGAACCCCTACCCAGGGATGATGGGAGGCCTCCGCTCCCCGAGGATAATGAGGAACCGGGGAGGACCCATGAGCCAGCTCCACTTCCACCTGGAGGAGTGCTATGAGCAGTGGAGAgtcctggagaaggagaggaagaaggtgaGCAATAAAAATGAGTGGTTCATTTAGTGGGAATATTTTTGTTTCTTGTGATCATCTTGAAATCCTTATTATTTATCTGATTATGCTGCAATACAATACTTGGTAAGAATGACTCGCAAACTAGGATTAAAATGTATAGTTCGACTGGTTGGCATTAAGTGTTTTTTTGTATTATGTGTTTTAGACAGAGGACGTCCTTACCGTGAGTTATCCTGGAAAGCGGATTTCTGTGGTGACCAGCAGTGCCCTCCCCAAAATCCCACCTAACCCTTCCAGAGTGGACCGTCTCATCGTGGACCAGATTCGAGAACAAGCCAAGGTGAGAAATGTTCATTCTTAAAAGTCTAAGCCGGGGGGGGGTTCTAAGCTGACATGTGGAATTGTTTTAGGATGGTCAtgctatggatcatttagctatttgatttagaattttaggacccttttaggtatcaaaatatatttttaaagattTGATAAAGTATTgcatttggcctttactactatagaaacgcattgaataacacatcacattcatacagtgcattcggaaagtattccgatccactgactttttccatattttgttacgttacaaagGGGAAAATGTTCCCTCATCaacctatacacaataccccataatgacaaagtggaaacaggtttttagaaatgtttgcaaattgataaaaaaaacaaaaacattaataccatatttacataagtattcagacccttgtgtcgaggcacagatctggggaagggtaccaaaacatttccgcagcattaaaggtcccccaaaacacagtggcctccatcattcttatatggaagaagtttagaaataccaagactcttcctagagctggtcgcccggccaaactgagcaatcgggggagaagggcttggtcagggaggtaaccaagaacccgatggagctccagagttcctctgtggagatgggagaaccttccagatggacaaccatcattgcagcactccagcaatcaggccttaatggtagagtggccagacgaaacccactcctcagtaaaagccacatgacagcccacttggagtttgccaaaaggcacctaaaggactgttagaccatgagaaacaagattctctggcctaatgaaaccaagattgaactctttggtctgaatgccaagtgccacttctggaggaaacctggcaccatccctatggtgatgcatggtggtggcaatatcacgaatcaaggtaagacccagatgcagactgtcgaagtaacaatgtttaatgTTCCACCAGAGGCAAGCagtagacaggtcaaggcaggcagaggtcggtaatccagagggaggcagaggcagaggtacaggtcggcaggcagggtcaggggcaggcagagtggacaggcaggcgggctcagtcaGAACaggcaggacctcagactgggacaaaggttcaccttccaacagaacaacaaccctaagcacacagccaagacaacgtaggagtggcttcgggacaagtctctgaatgtccttgagtggcacagccagagcccggacttgaacccgatcgaacatctctggagagacctgaaaatagctgtgcagcaatgctctccatccaacctgacagagcttgagaggatctgcagagaagaactccccaaatacaggtgtgccaagcttgtagcgtcatacccaagaagaatcaaggctgtaatcgctgccaaaggtgcttcaacaaggactgagtaaagggtttgaatacttatgtaaatgttatttttgaactttttatttaatttatacatttgcaaacatttctaaaaaccttttcatgctttggcattatggagtattgtgtagattgatgagggggaaaaaagtgatttaatccattttagaataaggctttaacgtaacaaaatgtggaaaaagtcaaggggtctgaatacttcccgaatgcactgtaaatggcaaaaaagacagtcaaaaaagaaatcataagaaacaaggttttgaagtctgtcctatatctagtagatataagaaagctcaggaaatatatatacagttgaagtcggaagtttacatacacttaggttggcgtcattaaaactcgtttttccaccactccacaaatttcttgttaacaaactatagttttggcaagtcagttaggacatctactttgtgtaagacacatgtaatttttccaacaattgtttacagacagattatttcacttataattcactgtatcacaattccagtgggtcagaagtttacatacactaagttgactgtgcctttaaacagcttggaaaattctagaaaatgatgtcatggctttagaagcttctgataagctaattgacataatttgagtcaattggaggcgtacctgtggatgtatttcaaggcctaccttcaaagtcagtgcctctttgcttgacatcatgggaaaatcaaaagaaatcagccaagacctcagaaaacaattatacgtctggttcatccttgggagcaatttccaaacgcctgaaggtaccacgttcatctgtataaacaatagtacgcaagtataaacaccatgggaccacgcagccgtcataccgctcaggaaggagacgcgttctgtctcctagagatgaacgtactttggtgcgaaaagtgcaaatcaatcccagaacaacagcaaaggaccttgttaagatgctggaggaaacgggtacaaaagtatctatatccacagtaaaacgagtcctatatcgacataacctgaaaggccgctcagcaaggaagaagccactgctccaaaaccgccataaaaaagacagactacggtttgcaactgcacatgggaacaaagatcgtactttttggagaaatgtcctctggtctgatgaaacaaaaatagaaccgtttggccataatgaccatggttgtgtttggaggaaaaatggggaggcttgcaagccgaagaacacctttccaaccatgaagcacgggggtggcagcatcatgttgtgggggtgctttgctgtaggagggactggtgcacttcacaaaataaatggcatcatgagggagggaaattatgtggatatattgaagcaacatctcaagacatcagtcaggaagttaaagtttggtcgcaatgggtcttccaaatggacaatgaccccaagcatacttccaaagccctgacctcaatcccatagacaatttgtgggcagaactgaaaaagcgtgtgcgagcaaggaggcctacaaacccgactcagttgcaccagctctgtcaggaggaatgggctaaaattcacccaacttattgtgggaagcttgtggaaggctacccaaaatgtttgacccaagttaaacaatctaaaggcaatgctaccaaatactaattgagtgtaactgacccactgggaatgtgatgaaagaaataaaagctgaaataaatcattctctgctattattctgacatttcacattcttaaaataaagtggtgatcctaactgacctaagacaggggatttttactaggattaaatgtcaggaattgtgaaaaactgagtttaaatgtatttgtctaaggtgtatgtaaacttacgacttcaactgtatatatttattacacatttttaaccccttttttgggttggcacaaaactaccatCATATTTCCATACATTTTTAAAACCAGTACCAGTTTCCTACAGACTAGTCCCGTAACACTTGGGGCCGcattagtttgtaggccaaacgcagatgcggaagtgcgacatcggcAGATGTGGTGGAAAGTGACACATCCAATGCAGATATCTCTAGGttaaactgacggattttaatggggatttaaaaaaattatcttacttagattgacgcaccggTGCGTGATTTTAAATGTTCACTTTGGAATTTTAGGATTGGATGATGGCTAATTCCATGCAAGTTGGCATGAGTGTTGATAGAATAGTTAAATAAGACCAATACATGAATACCAGTTGCTTTAGGCTAGATGAACACCCATCAAGTTCTGCAAGTGTTTCAAAATGCATTTGAAGAATTTTTGATGGAATTTATTTTCCTCTTATATCATAGGTGGTGAGCCTTCTGGGTAAAATGGAGCGTCTGCGTAGCTTCCCCCTCCATGCCAATATTTGTTCAGCGCTGGACAGACACCTCGAGGCTATTTACATTACCCAGGCCAGACGCAAGGAGGAATTTGTCAACACTTCAAACCGTCAGAGACAGGCCAGTGCACATTTCAGAGAGGACAGAGGTAACTCAACACGAAGTCATTAATGAGCCGCAGCTAGTTCTAAACAACTGAATCCCCAAGCATTTGTCTGTGCTTGTCTTCCAATTTGGTTTtagatttattctggaaatatggctgccattttttattctgtagagccttttatattttatttccttGAAAGAGATTTAACAGAGCTTATCTTCTACATTTGCCTTTTCGTGTTAGGGTTGAGCAGCATTTGTCAGCTCTGATGATGAGGCCTaaaaaccagtggtggaaaaaatacccaattgtcatacttgagtaaaagtaaagataccttaatagaaaatgactcaaattaaagtgaaagttacccagtaaaatactacttgagtaaaagtctaaaagtatttagctttaaatatacttaagtatcaaaaggaaaagtataaatcctttcaaatttcttatattaagcaaactagacggcaccatttttttaatatatagatagccaggggcatgctccaacactcaaGACATATTTTACAAaggaagcatgtgtttagtgagtctgccaga
Coding sequences within it:
- the LOC120044003 gene encoding meiosis-specific coiled-coil domain-containing protein MEIOC-like translates to MHRYRLLDGSMEKSSCLGWLGLSQTPPGMYVLDGWELTPSDVLGHPRHSMNLPDGNDCGSEADLYGLVSNILEEADQMDSYYTEETLSQLKSVWSPNSMSDNCQQYFQSESKVQSNFLPNHVYPESFSKAQGQPINRGSEEFYQHFNGFDTSDQQWLLSSCNGDMDTRYSLQTQELPKPPGLPLPNVGNTYRSNTRPSKHEYNTAEKVGGFCGSGNALSDHMDAFAPSFCPQSKINSQCFDHYYEEFPGQISAKPRRTKQYTMQEVNKLASNIQTLMVGEQDNACGREPQNRQSVQMQYDNIMAEQRNFSNTRMPGQTTQAMQFKKELGGEYGAMQRETDGGRKSEELLQSDFDSKDLSGFGPQHVEYFQKTKSLSASFNPTISHQNKMAVQKGSNPLSMGLSLNQYHYSQQNQLQNKLKQQHQQPMGNCSSSGPSKMLSHSVSEFVPQHSHQMQRGPPPCIQDYSQGDGPSLHSSRAGQNQVRMGMGGLRRGASDSDFEMQLDKSRMHMAGLVADGCSSTQRLDGKTRPQTSTHMTGDGDKKQGLLQNPYLDLLGSMYGSQRFGGGNGTVNAGKNPAFLPCMYQAVNDPRQNSCHMSLNSASFNSRSSFPYGGSIPPMDLCDLLPDGEFAAFNPYLNDVMGSSGENPYPGMMGGLRSPRIMRNRGGPMSQLHFHLEECYEQWRVLEKERKKTEDVLTVSYPGKRISVVTSSALPKIPPNPSRVDRLIVDQIREQAKVVSLLGKMERLRSFPLHANICSALDRHLEAIYITQARRKEEFVNTSNRQRQASAHFREDRDILLLATALRDLCLTTRKSRTALWCALQMTLPKSNTDKLDEQSTSEETSPGRTLIQF